One genomic window of Bartonella sp. JB63 includes the following:
- the rpoC gene encoding DNA-directed RNA polymerase subunit beta' produces MNHEVMNLFNPQAPVQIFDSIRISIASPEKILSWSYGEIKKPETINYRTFKPERDGLFCARIFGPIKDYECLCGKYKRMKYKGIICEKCGVEVTLSRVRRERMGHIELAAPVVHIWFLKSLPGRISTLLDLTLKDIERVLYFENYIVTEPGLTSLKLHQLLSEEEYMLAIDEFGEDQFSAMIGAEAIYELLAGMELDKIANDLRAELTETTSELKQKKLIKRLKIVENFLESGNKPEWMIMKTIPVIPPDLRPLVPLDGGRFATSDLNDLYRRVINRNNRLKRLIELRAPGIIVRNEKRMVQEAVDALFDNGRRGRVITGANKRPLKSLSDMLKGKQGRFRQNLLGKRVDYSGRSVIVTGPELKLHQCGLPKKMALELFKPFIYAQLDAKGYSSTVKQAKRLVEKEHPEVWDILDEVIREHPVLLNRAPTLHRLGIQAFEPILIEGKAIQLHPLVCTAFNADFDGDQMAVHVPLSLEAQLEARVLMMSTNNILHPANGAPIIVPSQDMVLGLYYLSIVSEKEPGEGMAFADMGELHHALENKVVTLHTKIKGRFKDINKDGEVVSKLYDTTPGRLIIGELLPKNPNISFDIVNQEMTKKNISKMIDQVYRHCGQKETVIFCDRIMQLGFSHACRAGISFGKDDMVIPDSKSRLVAETEALAKEYEQQYSDGLITQGEKYNKVVDAWGKCTDRVADEMMKRIQAVEFDSKTGRKRQMNSIYMMSHSGARGSTNQMRQLAGMRGLMAKPSGEIIETPIISNFKEGLTVNEYFNSTHGARKGLADTALKTANSGYLTRRLVDVAQDAIISAIDCGTVKGLTMQPIVDSGQIVASLGQRILGRTALLDILHPVSGELILEGGAMIEESDVAKIEEAGIQSIQIRSALTCETRLGVCAKCYGRDLARGTLVNQGEAVGVIAAQSIGEPGTQLTMRTFHLGGTAQVVDSSYFEASYDGKIEIRNRNVVRNSEGHLVVMGRNMAILIKDESGKERVVHRISYGARIFVDDGDVVKCGQRIAEWDPYTRPILTEVDGYIGFEDMVDGLSVTETADESTGITKRLVIDWRANPRGAELKPAIVIHTDEKGETVAKLYKGGEARYMMSIETILSVEPGSYVKAGDVIARLPMESAKTKDITGGLPRVAELFEARRPKDHAIIAEISGTVRFGRGYKNKRRIIIEPHDESLEPVEYLIPKGKLFHLQEGDQIEKGDYILDGNPAPHDILAIKGVEALASYLVNEIQEVYRLQGVLINDKHIEVIVRQMLQKVEITEPGDSGYILGDHVDRIELDEINDNLIAEGKRPAVGNPILLGITKASLQTPSFISAASFQETTRVLTEAAVSGKIDTLQGLKENVIVGRLIPAGTGGTIAQIRRIATVRDDLIVNERRKSSDGETAKAMLTNMTANTAE; encoded by the coding sequence ATGAACCACGAGGTCATGAATCTTTTCAATCCTCAGGCACCAGTGCAGATATTCGACTCTATTCGTATTTCAATTGCGAGTCCTGAGAAGATTCTGTCTTGGTCGTATGGTGAAATTAAAAAACCAGAAACTATCAACTACCGAACATTTAAGCCAGAGCGTGATGGTCTTTTTTGTGCACGTATATTTGGTCCTATTAAAGATTATGAATGTTTATGTGGAAAATATAAACGTATGAAATATAAGGGTATTATCTGTGAAAAATGTGGCGTAGAAGTCACTCTTTCACGGGTACGTCGTGAACGCATGGGGCATATTGAGCTTGCAGCTCCAGTGGTTCATATTTGGTTCCTTAAGTCATTACCTGGTCGTATTTCTACTCTTTTAGATTTGACTTTAAAAGATATCGAAAGAGTTCTTTATTTTGAAAATTATATTGTCACAGAACCAGGGTTGACATCTCTTAAGTTACATCAGCTTCTTTCTGAAGAAGAATATATGCTTGCTATTGATGAATTTGGGGAAGACCAATTTTCAGCTATGATTGGTGCAGAGGCTATTTATGAACTTCTTGCTGGGATGGAGTTAGATAAAATTGCAAATGATTTGCGTGCTGAATTGACTGAGACAACTTCGGAGTTAAAACAGAAAAAACTGATTAAAAGACTTAAAATCGTTGAGAATTTCCTTGAATCTGGCAATAAACCAGAGTGGATGATTATGAAAACTATTCCAGTTATTCCACCAGATTTACGTCCATTAGTTCCATTAGATGGTGGTCGTTTTGCAACATCAGATTTGAACGATCTCTATCGACGTGTTATCAATCGTAACAACCGTTTAAAGCGATTAATTGAGCTACGTGCTCCTGGAATTATTGTCCGCAATGAAAAGCGTATGGTACAAGAAGCTGTTGATGCATTATTTGATAATGGTCGTCGCGGACGTGTAATTACTGGGGCAAATAAGCGTCCATTAAAATCGCTTTCAGATATGCTAAAAGGTAAGCAAGGACGTTTCCGTCAAAATCTACTTGGAAAGCGTGTTGATTATTCAGGTCGCTCTGTTATCGTGACAGGTCCTGAATTGAAATTACATCAATGTGGTCTTCCGAAAAAAATGGCTCTCGAATTATTTAAGCCTTTTATTTATGCGCAACTTGATGCAAAGGGTTATTCATCTACTGTCAAACAGGCCAAGAGACTTGTTGAAAAGGAACATCCTGAAGTTTGGGATATCTTAGATGAGGTTATTCGTGAACATCCTGTTTTGCTGAATCGTGCACCGACGCTTCATCGCTTAGGAATTCAGGCTTTTGAACCTATTTTGATTGAAGGGAAAGCTATACAACTTCATCCGTTAGTGTGTACAGCGTTTAATGCGGATTTTGACGGTGATCAGATGGCTGTTCACGTTCCTCTTTCTCTTGAGGCACAGCTTGAAGCTCGTGTTTTGATGATGTCAACCAATAATATTCTTCACCCAGCTAATGGTGCTCCGATTATTGTTCCATCACAGGACATGGTTCTTGGTCTTTACTACCTTTCCATTGTTTCTGAAAAAGAGCCGGGTGAAGGAATGGCTTTTGCAGATATGGGTGAATTGCATCACGCTTTGGAAAATAAAGTTGTAACCTTGCATACAAAAATTAAAGGCCGTTTTAAAGATATCAATAAGGATGGTGAAGTTGTTTCCAAACTCTACGATACAACACCTGGTCGTTTAATTATTGGTGAGCTTTTACCAAAAAATCCTAATATTTCATTTGATATTGTTAATCAGGAAATGACCAAAAAGAATATTTCTAAAATGATTGACCAAGTTTATAGACACTGTGGGCAGAAAGAGACAGTGATTTTCTGTGACCGTATCATGCAGCTTGGTTTTTCGCATGCTTGTCGTGCTGGAATTTCATTTGGTAAAGATGATATGGTTATTCCTGATAGTAAATCTCGTCTAGTAGCGGAAACGGAAGCTCTTGCTAAGGAATATGAGCAACAATATAGTGATGGTTTAATTACCCAAGGTGAGAAATATAACAAAGTCGTTGATGCTTGGGGTAAATGTACCGATCGTGTTGCCGATGAGATGATGAAGCGTATTCAGGCAGTTGAATTTGATTCTAAAACAGGTCGTAAACGGCAAATGAATTCAATTTATATGATGTCGCATTCTGGTGCGCGTGGTTCTACTAATCAGATGAGACAATTGGCTGGGATGCGTGGATTGATGGCAAAGCCGTCGGGTGAAATTATTGAAACGCCTATCATTTCTAATTTTAAAGAAGGTTTGACTGTTAATGAGTACTTCAATTCAACTCATGGTGCACGTAAAGGACTTGCTGATACTGCATTAAAGACTGCTAACTCTGGTTATCTTACGCGGCGTCTTGTTGATGTTGCACAAGATGCTATTATTTCAGCGATTGATTGTGGTACTGTAAAAGGTCTTACTATGCAGCCAATTGTTGATTCAGGACAAATTGTTGCTTCTCTTGGTCAGAGAATTCTTGGTCGTACGGCGCTTCTTGATATTTTGCATCCGGTTTCTGGTGAGCTTATCCTTGAGGGTGGTGCAATGATTGAAGAATCTGATGTTGCTAAGATTGAAGAGGCAGGAATTCAGTCTATTCAAATACGTTCTGCTTTGACCTGTGAGACTCGTCTCGGTGTTTGCGCTAAGTGCTATGGTCGTGATTTAGCACGTGGAACATTGGTTAATCAGGGGGAGGCAGTGGGTGTTATCGCGGCTCAGTCAATTGGGGAGCCAGGAACTCAGCTTACGATGCGTACTTTCCACTTAGGTGGAACAGCGCAGGTTGTTGACTCATCTTATTTTGAAGCGTCTTATGATGGTAAGATAGAAATTCGTAACCGTAATGTGGTTCGAAATTCTGAGGGCCATTTGGTAGTTATGGGGCGCAATATGGCTATTCTGATTAAGGATGAATCTGGCAAAGAACGTGTTGTACATCGCATTAGTTATGGTGCACGCATCTTCGTTGATGATGGTGATGTTGTAAAATGTGGACAGCGTATTGCAGAGTGGGATCCTTATACACGGCCAATTTTAACTGAGGTTGATGGTTATATAGGTTTCGAAGATATGGTTGATGGTTTATCAGTCACAGAAACAGCTGATGAATCTACAGGTATTACTAAGCGTTTGGTTATTGATTGGCGTGCTAATCCACGTGGTGCCGAATTAAAACCAGCAATTGTCATTCATACAGATGAGAAGGGTGAAACTGTTGCTAAATTATATAAAGGGGGTGAGGCTCGTTATATGATGTCGATAGAGACGATTCTCTCTGTTGAACCTGGTTCCTACGTTAAGGCAGGTGATGTTATTGCACGCTTGCCAATGGAAAGTGCTAAAACTAAAGATATTACGGGTGGTTTGCCACGTGTCGCTGAACTCTTTGAAGCACGTCGTCCAAAAGATCATGCTATTATTGCTGAAATTAGTGGTACAGTTCGGTTTGGTCGTGGTTACAAAAATAAGCGCCGTATTATCATTGAACCACATGATGAATCCCTTGAACCAGTGGAATATTTAATTCCGAAAGGTAAATTATTTCATTTGCAGGAAGGTGATCAGATTGAAAAAGGTGATTATATCCTTGATGGTAATCCAGCACCTCATGATATTTTAGCGATTAAAGGTGTTGAAGCTTTGGCGTCTTATCTTGTTAATGAAATTCAGGAAGTTTATCGTTTGCAAGGTGTTTTGATCAATGATAAGCATATTGAAGTGATTGTTCGCCAGATGTTGCAAAAGGTTGAAATTACGGAACCTGGTGATTCTGGTTATATTTTAGGTGATCATGTTGATCGCATTGAATTAGATGAAATCAATGATAATCTGATTGCCGAAGGTAAAAGACCTGCAGTAGGTAATCCTATACTTCTTGGGATTACAAAAGCATCTCTTCAGACGCCCTCTTTTATTTCAGCGGCGTCATTTCAGGAAACAACGCGTGTGCTCACTGAAGCAGCAGTTTCAGGAAAAATTGATACTTTGCAAGGGCTTAAGGAAAATGTTATTGTTGGTCGGCTTATACCTGCGGGTACGGGCGGTACGATTGCCCAAATTCGTCGTATTGCTACTGTTCGTGATGATCTGATTGTGAATGAGCGCCGCAAATCCAGTGATGGTGAAACCGCGAAAGCTATGTTAACAAATATGACGGCTAATACTGCTGAGTGA